From Halotia branconii CENA392, the proteins below share one genomic window:
- a CDS encoding ester cyclase produces the protein MLTEHNKKIVLQFYKAFDDRKIEQALELLAPNFVAHLAGVPEPLDGEGFKQFGMSFYLAFSQGQHTFDEIIVSGDKVVTCGTFTAKHLGEFQGLPPTGKQISLSIMHIDQVEDGKIVEHWGQGDVLGLMQQLGIIFLPSPKMLPHILRGVVSRLFK, from the coding sequence ATGCTGACTGAACACAACAAAAAGATCGTTCTTCAGTTTTACAAAGCCTTTGATGATCGCAAAATCGAGCAAGCCTTAGAACTTCTGGCTCCGAATTTTGTTGCTCATTTGGCGGGTGTGCCTGAGCCATTAGATGGGGAAGGATTCAAGCAGTTTGGGATGTCATTTTATTTAGCTTTTAGTCAAGGGCAACACACTTTTGATGAGATCATCGTTTCAGGCGATAAAGTGGTAACGTGCGGAACATTCACAGCGAAGCATCTGGGAGAGTTTCAGGGTCTTCCACCAACGGGTAAGCAAATCAGCTTGTCAATCATGCACATTGATCAAGTAGAAGACGGAAAAATTGTAGAGCATTGGGGACAGGGAGATGTACTTGGATTGATGCAGCAGTTAGGGATAATCTTCTTACCAAGTCCAAAAATGTTACCACATATTTTGAGAGGTGTTGTGTCCAGACTATTTAAGTAG
- a CDS encoding carbamoylphosphate synthase large subunit has protein sequence MKSTLNFDYFQGNSFSDLFAEDIKDLSYAFILNYPATASWAAYPNTQKYLIQDGSDEATKTSFNKIHQKEPWKNLAVLGDAIPGIIISLPPKLLLDYWREHFGFSYTNIEVLERSRYLDDLNCSDGCANAFGERFDKLITLFPFDHLQPAKHAVDPDIHYHLLNKATLAELGVPHPKYKTYNLHSLSLADIPLPQQFPYLIKTSHGLSGEGTYIINNTSDLNYCFAELRKYLDIKLLDTIIVSEFVENIVQNYCVQFYLSKTGDITLIGTTSQLVTSEGDYLGGLIHYRHTDMSIFFEMIAAIGKNAHQQGYFGIIGFDVLEDQSGQFYVIDANFRVNGSTPLCLQRHTLLGLGKEVAKYSSNYQIDGTLESMLMNLQSELKRKDLIILSAKELVRYGKIYTEIYGIVTGETIESMQQIEQKLQKKRLR, from the coding sequence ATGAAATCAACATTAAATTTTGATTATTTTCAAGGAAATTCTTTTTCTGATTTGTTTGCTGAAGATATTAAAGATCTATCTTATGCTTTCATCCTCAATTACCCTGCAACTGCCAGTTGGGCTGCGTACCCAAATACACAAAAGTATCTGATTCAAGATGGTAGTGATGAAGCTACCAAAACCTCTTTCAATAAAATCCACCAGAAAGAACCTTGGAAAAACTTGGCTGTATTAGGCGATGCGATTCCGGGAATTATAATTAGTTTACCGCCAAAATTGCTACTTGATTATTGGCGGGAACATTTTGGTTTTAGTTACACCAATATAGAAGTATTAGAGCGATCGCGTTATCTAGATGATCTCAACTGTAGCGATGGCTGCGCCAACGCCTTCGGCGAACGCTTCGACAAATTGATTACTTTATTTCCCTTTGATCATCTGCAACCAGCAAAACATGCTGTTGATCCAGATATTCATTATCACTTGCTCAATAAAGCAACGCTAGCTGAGTTGGGAGTACCACATCCCAAATATAAAACTTATAATTTACACTCTTTAAGTCTTGCAGATATTCCCTTACCGCAGCAATTTCCATATCTAATCAAAACGTCCCACGGACTTTCAGGAGAAGGCACTTATATTATTAACAATACCAGCGATCTAAATTATTGCTTTGCAGAATTAAGAAAGTATCTCGATATTAAGTTACTAGATACAATTATTGTCTCAGAGTTCGTCGAAAATATAGTGCAGAACTACTGTGTGCAGTTTTATCTTAGTAAGACAGGAGACATAACCCTGATTGGTACTACTAGCCAACTCGTCACTTCAGAAGGCGATTATTTGGGAGGGCTAATTCACTATCGCCATACAGATATGAGTATATTTTTTGAGATGATTGCTGCCATTGGGAAAAACGCCCATCAACAAGGTTATTTCGGTATTATTGGCTTTGACGTGCTAGAAGATCAAAGCGGACAGTTTTATGTAATCGATGCTAATTTTCGAGTCAACGGTTCGACTCCATTATGTCTACAGCGTCATACTCTATTGGGATTGGGGAAGGAAGTAGCTAAGTATTCCAGTAACTATCAAATAGATGGCACATTGGAATCAATGTTAATGAATTTGCAATCAGAATTAAAGCGTAAAGATTTGATAATTCTGTCAGCAAAAGAGTTAGTTAGATATGGCAAAATTTATACCGAAATTTATGGGATTGTGACTGGAGAAACGATTGAGTCAATGCAGCAGATTGAGCAAAAGTTACAGAAAAAACGATTACGGTGA
- a CDS encoding addiction module protein, protein MNEIATLSVEDRIHLVQAIWDTITAEQVYPDLTDAKKQELDRRIANFE, encoded by the coding sequence TTGAACGAAATCGCAACTTTGAGTGTTGAAGATAGAATCCATCTTGTGCAGGCAATTTGGGATACCATTACAGCCGAGCAAGTTTACCCGGATTTAACTGATGCAAAGAAACAAGAACTCGATCGCCGAATTGCTAATTTTGAATAA
- the radC gene encoding RadC family protein, whose protein sequence is MTYCLRIADIPTNERPRERLITHGPKILATAELIAILLGTGQGPGKLSAVGLGQYLLQELGKHQRDPLAVLREVTPAELMQIPGIGPAKATAILAAIELGKRAFQSRPLDRTPIESPLAAAAALSQDLMWQAQERFAVVLLDVKNRLLGTQIITIGTATETLASPREIFREIIRQGATRAIVAHNHPSGNIEPSQEDIELTRQLLIAGQFLAIPLLDHLILGNGNHQSLREVTTLWDEYPQGDQ, encoded by the coding sequence ATGACCTACTGCCTCAGAATTGCTGATATACCAACAAACGAGCGTCCGCGTGAGCGATTGATAACTCATGGTCCCAAAATTTTAGCCACAGCCGAGTTAATAGCAATTCTTCTAGGCACTGGTCAAGGCCCAGGCAAACTTTCAGCCGTAGGTTTAGGACAATATTTGTTGCAGGAATTGGGTAAACACCAGCGCGATCCCTTAGCAGTTTTACGAGAAGTTACCCCAGCAGAATTAATGCAAATTCCTGGTATTGGCCCGGCGAAAGCGACAGCTATTCTAGCAGCCATTGAATTGGGTAAACGCGCCTTTCAATCTCGTCCCTTAGACCGCACACCCATCGAAAGCCCACTTGCAGCCGCAGCCGCACTGAGTCAAGATTTGATGTGGCAAGCGCAAGAACGTTTTGCAGTGGTGCTATTAGATGTCAAAAATCGCTTATTGGGTACACAAATAATTACTATTGGTACTGCAACCGAAACCTTAGCATCTCCCCGTGAGATTTTTCGAGAAATTATTCGTCAAGGAGCAACACGGGCAATAGTTGCACATAATCATCCCTCTGGTAACATTGAACCCAGCCAAGAAGATATCGAATTAACACGCCAATTACTGATAGCGGGGCAGTTTCTAGCAATACCCCTGTTAGATCATTTGATTTTAGGTAATGGCAACCACCAAAGTTTACGTGAGGTGACGACTTTGTGGGATGAATATCCCCAAGGAGATCAATAA
- a CDS encoding pyridoxal phosphate-dependent aminotransferase encodes MKLAARVSQVTPSLTLAIAAKAKALKADGVDVCSFSAGEPDFDTPAHIKAAAAKALDEGKTKYGPAAGEPKLREAIAHKLKIDNGLDYKSENVIVTNGGKHSLYNLMVALIDPGDEVIIPAPYWLSYPEMVTLVSGVPVIVHTDASTGYKITPEQLRKAITPKTKLFVLNSPSNPTGMVYTPEEIKALAQVVVDADIYVVSDEIYEKILYDGAEHISIGSLGQEIFHRTLISNGFAKAYSMTGWRLGYLAGPVEIIKAASTIQGHSTSNVCTFAQYGAIAALQNSQDCVKSMLEAFAKRRQVMLDRLNAIPGLSTAKPDGAFYLFPDISKTGLKSLEFCNALLEEHQVAVIPGVAFGADDNIRLSYATDMTTIEKGMDRLEKFVGRLSSS; translated from the coding sequence ATGAAACTGGCAGCACGAGTAAGTCAGGTGACACCCTCTCTAACCTTAGCGATCGCAGCTAAAGCTAAGGCACTAAAGGCGGATGGAGTAGATGTTTGTAGTTTTAGCGCTGGAGAACCAGATTTTGACACCCCAGCGCATATCAAAGCCGCAGCAGCAAAAGCTTTGGATGAAGGTAAAACCAAGTACGGCCCAGCAGCCGGAGAACCAAAGTTAAGGGAAGCGATCGCCCACAAGCTTAAAATTGATAACGGTCTTGATTACAAATCAGAGAATGTCATCGTCACTAACGGCGGTAAGCATTCTCTGTACAACTTAATGGTGGCGCTAATTGATCCGGGCGATGAGGTGATTATCCCGGCTCCCTACTGGTTAAGCTATCCGGAAATGGTAACTTTAGTCAGTGGTGTACCAGTAATTGTCCATACAGATGCTTCAACGGGTTATAAAATTACTCCCGAACAACTACGCAAAGCAATTACACCTAAAACCAAGTTATTTGTTCTTAATTCTCCCTCTAATCCTACCGGGATGGTGTACACGCCAGAGGAAATTAAAGCTTTAGCACAAGTAGTAGTCGATGCAGATATCTATGTTGTCTCCGACGAGATTTATGAAAAAATTCTCTACGACGGTGCAGAACATATCAGCATTGGTTCTTTAGGTCAAGAAATTTTTCACCGGACTTTAATTAGTAACGGGTTTGCGAAAGCTTACTCAATGACTGGATGGCGACTAGGCTATTTAGCAGGGCCAGTGGAGATTATCAAAGCCGCAAGTACCATTCAAGGGCATAGTACATCGAATGTGTGTACCTTTGCCCAATATGGAGCGATCGCGGCATTACAAAATTCCCAAGACTGTGTAAAGTCAATGCTTGAAGCTTTTGCTAAACGGCGACAAGTGATGTTAGATAGACTCAACGCCATTCCCGGATTGAGTACCGCTAAACCAGATGGCGCTTTTTATCTGTTTCCAGATATTAGCAAAACTGGTCTTAAATCTTTAGAATTTTGTAATGCTCTTTTAGAAGAACATCAAGTTGCAGTCATACCCGGAGTTGCTTTTGGTGCTGATGACAATATTCGTCTTTCTTATGCCACAGATATGACAACTATTGAAAAGGGCATGGATAGATTAGAGAAATTTGTGGGTAGGCTTAGCTCGTCGTAG
- a CDS encoding type II toxin-antitoxin system RelE/ParE family toxin has product MNYVLVFRPEVREELNEAHSWYESQKPGLGDEFLDCVDETVNRIAQMPESYVIVYGDIRRAVVRRFPYAVYYRIVLSRVIVTAIFHSRRDPKSWQTRT; this is encoded by the coding sequence ATGAATTATGTCCTGGTGTTTCGCCCAGAAGTTCGAGAAGAACTCAATGAGGCGCACAGTTGGTACGAGAGCCAAAAACCGGGACTGGGCGACGAGTTTTTAGACTGTGTAGACGAGACAGTGAATCGAATTGCTCAGATGCCAGAATCCTATGTAATTGTCTACGGTGATATTCGACGAGCAGTAGTGCGACGATTTCCCTATGCTGTGTACTATCGGATTGTGTTGAGTCGAGTCATAGTGACGGCAATTTTTCATAGTCGCAGAGATCCAAAATCCTGGCAGACGCGAACTTAA
- a CDS encoding carotenoid oxygenase family protein, which yields MTITATNPYLKGNFAPVRKEITSDTLEVIGHLPPELSGMFVRNGPNPQHAPIGQYHWFDGDGMLHGVRISDGKATYSNRYVRTTGWKIEKQANKAIWTGLLEPQQTKVPHGISKKNTANTALVWHAGQMLALWEGGAPYVIRLPDLKTIGEYTYHGQLNSAFTAHPKIDPIIGEMMFFGYSFEPPYLQYSIVSTEGKLVRTVPIDLPTSVMMHDFAITENYTIFMDLPLTYSAKRAQRGKPPILFERDRPSRFGIVPRYGDNSSISWFECPSCYVFHTLNAYEEEDEVVLIACRMSSTNVLTSKETELDPEGNIPRLHRWRFNLNDGTVREEMLDDVPAEFPRVNENFLGQNTQYGYTARMANSTEPLLDGIIKYDLSKGKSKTHEFGEGRYGGEAVFVPRPGSTVEDDGWLITFVHDQSSKTSEMVVVNAQDMTAEPVARVLIPQRVPYGFHGTWISEEQLNFSS from the coding sequence ATGACAATAACTGCGACCAATCCATATCTTAAAGGAAATTTTGCCCCTGTCCGTAAAGAAATTACCAGTGACACCCTAGAAGTAATAGGTCATCTCCCCCCTGAACTATCGGGTATGTTTGTGCGTAATGGCCCGAATCCTCAACATGCACCCATTGGCCAATATCACTGGTTTGATGGGGATGGGATGTTACATGGTGTGCGAATTAGCGACGGCAAAGCAACTTATAGCAACCGCTATGTGCGAACAACTGGATGGAAAATCGAGAAACAAGCCAATAAAGCAATCTGGACTGGACTTCTAGAACCACAGCAAACAAAAGTTCCCCACGGTATTAGCAAAAAAAATACTGCCAATACTGCTCTTGTATGGCACGCAGGTCAAATGTTAGCGCTGTGGGAAGGAGGTGCGCCTTATGTAATCAGGCTTCCTGATTTAAAGACAATTGGTGAGTACACTTATCATGGTCAACTCAATTCTGCTTTTACTGCTCACCCCAAGATAGACCCAATTATCGGTGAGATGATGTTCTTTGGCTACTCCTTCGAGCCACCATATTTGCAATACAGCATAGTTTCTACAGAAGGCAAGTTAGTACGCACAGTACCGATTGACTTACCGACGAGCGTGATGATGCACGATTTTGCCATCACTGAAAATTACACAATTTTTATGGATTTACCGTTGACTTATAGCGCCAAACGAGCGCAACGGGGAAAACCTCCAATTTTGTTTGAGCGCGATCGCCCCAGTCGCTTTGGTATTGTTCCTCGTTACGGCGATAATAGTAGCATTAGCTGGTTTGAGTGTCCCTCTTGCTACGTTTTTCATACCCTCAACGCTTACGAAGAAGAAGACGAAGTTGTACTTATCGCCTGTCGCATGAGTTCTACTAATGTTTTAACTAGTAAAGAGACAGAACTTGATCCAGAAGGAAATATTCCTCGTTTGCATCGCTGGCGATTTAACCTAAATGATGGCACAGTACGCGAAGAAATGCTCGATGATGTACCTGCGGAATTTCCCCGCGTCAACGAAAACTTTTTAGGACAAAACACCCAATATGGCTATACTGCTAGGATGGCAAACAGTACTGAGCCTCTCTTAGACGGCATCATTAAGTACGACCTCAGTAAGGGCAAGTCCAAAACCCATGAATTTGGAGAGGGACGCTATGGTGGTGAAGCGGTATTTGTTCCTCGTCCTGGTAGTACAGTTGAAGATGACGGCTGGCTAATCACTTTTGTTCATGATCAAAGTTCCAAAACTTCTGAAATGGTAGTGGTGAATGCCCAAGATATGACTGCTGAACCTGTGGCGCGGGTGCTAATTCCCCAGCGAGTACCCTATGGATTTCACGGAACTTGGATTTCGGAAGAACAGTTGAATTTTTCTAGTTAA
- a CDS encoding addiction module protein, with protein MDITATLNEIATLSVEDRIRIVQAIWDSIAAEQVYPDLTDAQKQELDRRTADYDSNPDNVLTWAEIKASIKREQ; from the coding sequence ATGGATATCACAGCTACTTTGAACGAAATCGCAACTCTTAGTGTTGAAGATAGAATCCGTATTGTGCAGGCAATTTGGGATAGCATCGCAGCAGAGCAAGTTTACCCTGATTTAACCGATGCACAAAAGCAAGAGCTTGATCGTCGAACTGCTGACTATGATTCAAATCCAGATAATGTGCTGACTTGGGCAGAAATCAAAGCATCAATTAAGAGGGAGCAATGA